TGTTTAATTCATAGTAAATCCCGTTATTCATCAAATTTGCATGCATGCgaagctaagcataatttacgGGTACACATGACATTGATGGAGCTTTCCCAATTATAAAAACCGCACCGACGACCTCAACAAAGTAAAACAATCAATTaaacacaattaaaaaaaaaatgacgttTGCTTCAAAGATCATCACATGCCTCCTCGTCCTTACGATCTACATTGCAGCTCCAACAGAGTCACACATAACGTGTGGGACAGTGACAAGCACAATGACACAATGCATCAGCTACTTGACCAACGGTGGTCCATTGCCGTCAAGCTGCTGTGTGGCAGTCAAATCATTGAACCAAA
The Brassica napus cultivar Da-Ae chromosome A1, Da-Ae, whole genome shotgun sequence DNA segment above includes these coding regions:
- the LOC106443536 gene encoding non-specific lipid-transfer protein 12-like, translating into MTFASKIITCLLVLTIYIAAPTESHITCGTVTSTMTQCISYLTNGGPLPSSCCVAVKSLNQMAQTTPDRRQVCECLKSAGKEIKGLNIDLVAALPTTCGVSLSYPIGFNTNCDSISIAV